TTGATGTCGCCTAACGCCCAAATCCCCGGTATGTTTGTTTCTAGGCGCTCGTTGACTACAATAAACCCGTGGGCATCAGTTGCCACATCAGCGGTGGCTAAATTTAAGCTATCAGTGGTTGGTGTACGACCGATAGCGACGAGCAAATGTGAACCTTGGAGGCTAAGGGAGCGATCGTCCACCTGGAACTGAAGGACAGTCGCATTGTCAACGCGATCTACCCTCAATACATTTGTCTTCAGCAAAAATTCAATGCCTTCTCGTTCCAGCAGCGTTTGAACGGCGATCGCAATATCTGAATCTTGATTTGATAGAATTTGCTCACTATGCCCAATCACAGTAACGCGAGAGCCAAAGCGCTGGAACATCTGGGCAAACTCCAACCCAATATAGCCACTCCCAAGTACGATCAGATGCTCCGGCAACTGTTCCAGTTCCATGATCGATTCGCTCGTCAAAAAACCAGCTTCTGTGAGTCCGGGTAGCGATGGAATTAACGGTCGCGTGCCTGTATTGATAAAAAACCGTTCTGCGGTGAGTAAGCGAGTGGTGTCAAGAGCCGTTGTCACTTCAATCGTTTTGGATGATACAAATCGTCCCACTCCAACGATCAGTTCGTGACCCAGAGCAGTTTCTAAATTGTGCAAATTCATTTCACGCATGGAGTGTACGACAGATCGTTTGCGCCCAATTACGGCTGCTAAATCAACAATGGGTGCATTGGCTTTAACACCGTAAGCAGCGCTGTGTCGCACAGTATTGGCTACCTCTGCACTGGCAACCATCGTTTTGGTAGGGATGCAGGCGATGTTAATGCACCCACCACCAATCATGCTTAAACTGCGTTCCACCAGAGCGGTTTTACGTCCGTCCGCAACTAGCGCTGGTGCTAAGGTTTTACCTGCTTTGCCGCTGCCGATAATAATGTCGTCGTAGTATTCAGGGTTCATTCCACATCTCCTTTAAGGTGCTGTCTTGGTACACAGCTTCAATTTGGCTGAGATCGTCTGCTGTTCGTTAATGCCTCTTGCAGCGACCTTATATTAGCGGGGTAGCGCTCGCCTGCGGCCACTCCTTTTGGTGCAACAACTTCAATTCGGTTCAGGTCGTCTGTTGTCAGCTGAACTTCTGTTGCTGCAACGTTCTCCTCCAGATATTTGCGCTGCTTGGTACCCGGAATGGGAATGATATCTTCTCCTTGGGCTAACAGCCATGCCAGGGCGAGTTGACTGGGCGTTGCTCCTTTTTCAGCCGCAATCGCCTTTACCTGCTCCACTAATTGCAGATTTTTGTAGAAATTCTCTCCCTGAAAGCGAGGGGAAGATCGGCGGTAGTCGTCTTCTGAAAAATCATTTGGGCTGGTGAATCGTCCTGACAAAAAGCCTCGACCCAATGGACTGTAGGGTACAAATCCAATACCTAATTCCCGCACTGTGGGCAGAATTTCATCTTCGGGATCGCGGCTCCAGAGGGAATATTCTGTTTGTAGGGCGGAAATGGAGTGAACAGTATTAGCGCGTCGAATCGTGGACGGAGTGGCTTCTGAAAGCCCTAGATAGCGCACTTTTCCCTGCTGCACCAGTTCCGCCATTGCACCAATCGTGTCTTCAATGGGGACTTCCGGATCAATCCGGTGCTGATAATAAAGGTCAATCACATCTACACCCAACCGCTTCAGCGATGCATCACAGGCTTGATGCACATACTCTGGCTTACCGTTAATACCGTTCCATCCACCCTCTGGCGATCGCACAATACCAAACTTCGTTGCGATCGCGACCCGATCGCGACGGTCTTTGATGGCTCTGCCTACCAACTCTTCATTGGTAAAGGGGCCATACATATCGGCAGTATCCAGTAAGGTAATGCCGAGTTCTAATGCTCGGTGAATCGTGGCGATCGCTTCTCGATCGTCCTGTCCACCATAGAAATCAGACATTCCCATACAGCCCAGTCCTAGTTCTGAAACCACAAGTCCTTGATTGCCGAGTTTGCGTGTTTTCATTGGTAGTTTCCTTGATTTGCCTATAAAACCCTGAATTTCCAACCGAAACAGTGTTAGAGGTCTAATCTGCGGAGTGGATACGCTTTTGGGAACTCAGCGCGGAATGTTCTGTGCAGAAACCGCAAAAGATGCCTAACCTGCCAGAGGAATGTTTTTCGTTATTGCACGATAAATCCACCATCAACTGTGAGCGATTGTCCAGTGACAAAACTAGAAGCGTCTGAACAGAGCCATAATACAGCATTTACCACTTCTGACGGCGTACCAATCCGACCGATTGGCTGCCCTTTGATGAAATCCTCGGTCGCTTTTGGATTTGCTTTGAAAAGGCGATCGAGCATTTCGGTTTGAATTGGACCCGGACTGACGGCATTCACCCGAATTCCTTGCTTGACAAATTCTAATGCCACTGATTTTGTTAGCCCTTCTACAGCGTGTTTACTAGCAGTGTAAATCGGCACCATTGCACCACCGACCAAACCCAAAACTGAACTAGTATTGACGATCGCCCCACCGCCACTTTTCAACAAAGCTGGAATCTCATGTTTCAAAGACAACCATACCCCTTTAACATTGATATCCATAATGTGATCGTAAGTAGCTTCGGTTTGCTCTGCTAAGGGTGTGGAATCTTGTTCCACTCCAGCATTGTTGAAAGCAATGTCGAGTCTTCCATAGTGTGTCATTATTTTCTCAATCAGTATCTGCACATCGGCTTCTTTAGAAACATCTGCCGTCACAGAAAAGCCTTCCCCACCCATCGCTTGAATCTGTCGAATTGTTTCTTCACCTTCAACTTGCCGACGACCTGCGACAACTACTTTTGCTCCAGCTTGAGCTAGAGCTAGAGCGGTTGCTTTACCAATCCCTGATGTTCCACCTGTAACGAGTGCGACTTTTCCAGATAACGTAGTCATTGTTAATTTCCTTGGGTGTATTTTGAGACATGATTCACTGAAATAGGGTGTCATAACATGGGTATAATCTCCTGAATCATCGCTCCACCAAGCTTTTCAGAACAGTTGCCAGTTCGACTTCGCCTTTGATGGAGCCAGACTCACCACTCTCGAACTCGATCCAGCCCTCGTTGAAACCGTCGAGCATCCGAATGCACGGCTCTGGATCGCCTGTACCCTGAGCCTTGAACAGCCCCCTCTGGGGATAAGGGTAAAGGGTAAGGTATTTAAACCCTTACCCTTTACCCTTTCCCCAGTCTTCACTTAGCATTTTTGGGTTGGCAGACTACTAGCTCAAGATCGTCGAGAAATGAGATATTGTTCTCAACGGGATCGCGGCTAATATGCAGGTGATTAGGAGGAAAATCAGGATCGGTATAGCCAACGGCTAAACCGCACAGGATCGATAATTCCGGTGGGATATTTAACTCGCTGCGAATGATTTCAGGATAAGCGGCTAGCGAAACCTGAGCGCAGGTACCCAGTCCACGAGCAGTCAGACTCAGCATCAGCGTTTGTAAATAGATCCCTACACTTAAAGCATCCGCATCGCCTAGTTCTCGGTGCATACAAACGATACCGACCATTGGGGCATCAAAAAATTCGTAATTACGCAGAACGGCTCGTTCTCGACTTGCTGTATCCTCACGAGCAATCCCCATCGCTCCATAGACTTGTTCGCCTAGTTCCTGGCGGTAATGCTGAAATGCCTCTGGCAGTTGAGCGATTTTGGGTAGTTGAGACTCGTCAAAATGCTGCGCTTGCTTTAGCAAAGCCTTTTTCAGTTGATCGCGTCGAGTACCTTCAGCAAATACTACCCGCCACGGCTGGGTATTAGAATTCGACGGCGCGAGCTGTGCTAGAGCAAGAGCTTCATCGAGTAAAATTCGCGGTACGGGTTTGGATAAGAATTTTCGGGTTGAGTGTCGGTCTTTGATAGTTTGGTCGAGATCGAACATGTTTAATAAACCTCTATGAGAAAGAGTACTGACAATACTTTTCGGTTAACGAACTTTGGGGGTTTAAGTCCCCTGCCTAATAACGGCATCACATTTTGTGTCGGGGTCTAAATCCCCGTCACAAAACGTAATTGCGTTAGCGTAGCGGGGCGTTCGCTTTTAGCGTCTCCAAGAGTTGCCAATTGCGAATTGGTTTAACCTTTTCCCCAAACCCGATTCCGAGTTAAAAGTGCAAAACCCGAGAAGTATTGAGAGTACTGAAGATTCAATTTTTCCTACAAGTTTGGCGCATCAAGATCCGATTGTTTTTATACACCTCTAAAGTTCCAGACTGCGGGCTATCTAACGTGCCATCCCACACCCAATATTCATAGTTTCTATTCCGAAACTTATGCACTTGAACACCTTCTGTCGCTTGCTTAGTTCCTTTGCCCAAACTTAAATTACCGTTGGGATTGGTCGCCCGATAGAGCAGTTCACCAGAATTATAATCCTGCCAAATATTGATGTTATTGCCGCCTTGGCATTTAGTACTCAAGATGATGCCAGCAGTTGAATCAGCAGAAGCAGGTAAGGAAAAATTAACTAAGACGCTGATTGGCAGAGCAAGAGTAACGCGGATCTTTTCAGTAGTGTTTTCATTGTTTTCATTAGTGTTGTCAATACCTTTGCCAAAATAAGAGCCTACAAAAATTTTGGCAAAAACTGGCAAAATCCCCATACATAAACGTTTAGCTTCTGAGATAGATAGGACTGTCAGAACCTTTATACTGCGGGCAATACGTTAAAAAAACCTTGTGGTAAACCCCAAAGGAATTTTTATGACTTATTGTTTTTACCAAACCTCAGAGAACAGCGAGTTAATGGTGCAAGGAGCATCAACCCACCCTCGTAAATTGGCAACGGTATTGGTTGTAAGATCAATTTTTTGGTCTAGTTTTTTCATGATGATGAGTCCTGTGTCCTGTGGGGAGCAATGCAAAAAGCCCCCCAGCTTTGCCACCTCACAAAATCGTGTTGCTCCCGTCCTGTGATTGTCTGACATGAGTTGTCATAAAGCGACGGATATGATCTGCGATCGCATCTCCTTCCTCTTCTAGGGCAAAATGTCCGGTATCGAGTAAATGAAACTCAACGTCTTTGAGATCGTCCTTGTAGGGATAAGCGCCTTTGGCTGGGAAGATGTCATCATTTTTACCCCAAACAATCAAGGTAGGTGGCTGATATTTGCGAAAATACTCCTGCCATTGCGGATATAGTGGTGGATTCGTGCCATAGCTATAGAGTAGTGCTAGCTGAATCTCATCGTTGCCGGGGCGATCGAGGAGAGGTTGATCCATATTCCAGGTATCAGGGCTGATTGCTTCCAGATTGCGAACGCCGTTGGTATATTGCCACTTCGTTGTTTCCAGTGTGAAAAAGGATCTGAGCTTGTCAGCATTCTCAGGAGAACGGTCTTGCCAGTAGGCTTTAGCTGGGTTCCAAAATTCGCCGCGTATACCTTCTTCATAGGCATTCCCGT
The Nostoc sp. C052 genome window above contains:
- a CDS encoding SDR family oxidoreductase yields the protein MTTLSGKVALVTGGTSGIGKATALALAQAGAKVVVAGRRQVEGEETIRQIQAMGGEGFSVTADVSKEADVQILIEKIMTHYGRLDIAFNNAGVEQDSTPLAEQTEATYDHIMDINVKGVWLSLKHEIPALLKSGGGAIVNTSSVLGLVGGAMVPIYTASKHAVEGLTKSVALEFVKQGIRVNAVSPGPIQTEMLDRLFKANPKATEDFIKGQPIGRIGTPSEVVNAVLWLCSDASSFVTGQSLTVDGGFIVQ
- a CDS encoding aldo/keto reductase; the encoded protein is MKTRKLGNQGLVVSELGLGCMGMSDFYGGQDDREAIATIHRALELGITLLDTADMYGPFTNEELVGRAIKDRRDRVAIATKFGIVRSPEGGWNGINGKPEYVHQACDASLKRLGVDVIDLYYQHRIDPEVPIEDTIGAMAELVQQGKVRYLGLSEATPSTIRRANTVHSISALQTEYSLWSRDPEDEILPTVRELGIGFVPYSPLGRGFLSGRFTSPNDFSEDDYRRSSPRFQGENFYKNLQLVEQVKAIAAEKGATPSQLALAWLLAQGEDIIPIPGTKQRKYLEENVAATEVQLTTDDLNRIEVVAPKGVAAGERYPANIRSLQEALTNSRRSQPN
- a CDS encoding mercuric reductase — its product is MNPEYYDDIIIGSGKAGKTLAPALVADGRKTALVERSLSMIGGGCINIACIPTKTMVASAEVANTVRHSAAYGVKANAPIVDLAAVIGRKRSVVHSMREMNLHNLETALGHELIVGVGRFVSSKTIEVTTALDTTRLLTAERFFINTGTRPLIPSLPGLTEAGFLTSESIMELEQLPEHLIVLGSGYIGLEFAQMFQRFGSRVTVIGHSEQILSNQDSDIAIAVQTLLEREGIEFLLKTNVLRVDRVDNATVLQFQVDDRSLSLQGSHLLVAIGRTPTTDSLNLATADVATDAHGFIVVNERLETNIPGIWALGDINGGLQYTHVSLDDYRIIKANLIDGGNRSTRDRLIPSCLFIDPELAHVGLTETEAQEQGYAIRVAKLDASAIPRAKTLGQTDGLMKAIVDTETGRILGCSLLCHEAGEVISTVQIVMQAQMPYTVLRDGVLTHPTMTEGLNMLFSKL
- a CDS encoding nitroreductase; amino-acid sequence: MFDLDQTIKDRHSTRKFLSKPVPRILLDEALALAQLAPSNSNTQPWRVVFAEGTRRDQLKKALLKQAQHFDESQLPKIAQLPEAFQHYRQELGEQVYGAMGIAREDTASRERAVLRNYEFFDAPMVGIVCMHRELGDADALSVGIYLQTLMLSLTARGLGTCAQVSLAAYPEIIRSELNIPPELSILCGLAVGYTDPDFPPNHLHISRDPVENNISFLDDLELVVCQPKNAK
- a CDS encoding alpha/beta fold hydrolase, which produces MTTFHTISIDGLDIFYREAGSRSNPTILLLHGFPTSSHMFRNLMPALADHFHLVAPDYPSYGNSSMPTVDEFDYTFDRLSQIVEKFITAIDLKQYSLYVMDYGAPIGYRIAAKYPERVEALIVQNGNAYEEGIRGEFWNPAKAYWQDRSPENADKLRSFFTLETTKWQYTNGVRNLEAISPDTWNMDQPLLDRPGNDEIQLALLYSYGTNPPLYPQWQEYFRKYQPPTLIVWGKNDDIFPAKGAYPYKDDLKDVEFHLLDTGHFALEEEGDAIADHIRRFMTTHVRQSQDGSNTIL